Genomic DNA from Eleutherodactylus coqui strain aEleCoq1 chromosome 8, aEleCoq1.hap1, whole genome shotgun sequence:
GCAGTGCTAGAGTATCTGACCGCTGAGATCCTGGAATTGGCTGGCAATGCCGCCCGGGACAACAAGAAGACCCGCATCATCCCCCGTCACCTTCAGCTGGCTGTGCGCAACGACGAGGAGCTGAACAAGCTGCTCGGTGGGGTGACCATCGCCCAGGGAGGCGTCCTGCCCAACATCCAGGCCGTGCTGCTGCCCAAGAAGACCGAGAGCAGCAAGACGAGCAAGAGCAAGTGATCGCGCCGATCCCTCCATAGAaccaaaggctcttctaagagccacccACATGCTCCTTACAACAGAGCTGCGCCGCTTCTATGCTGTGATACTCGGTGGCCGGTACGCCGGCTGCATCGGGAAACTATAACTGTACAGGACTTTCCACAAGGAGGCGGAGATTGGGGCGGATGCCAATTTGGCCATCCCTGTCACCGGCAGAAGCGGACAATGGTCCTGCTCTAGGTGACCTCATGTCCAGAGGACGGGCGGCTGTAGGACTCGCTCACCAGTCCTTGCGATAACGGGTTAACAGAGTCCTCTGTTAG
This window encodes:
- the LOC136577786 gene encoding histone H2A type 1-like gives rise to the protein MSGRGKQGGKVRAKAKTRSSRAGLQFPVGRVHRLLRKGNYAERVGAGAPVYMAAVLEYLTAEILELAGNAARDNKKTRIIPRHLQLAVRNDEELNKLLGGVTIAQGGVLPNIQAVLLPKKTESSKTSKSK